In Lactobacillus xylocopicola, the genomic stretch ACCAATACCACAAGCCAGCTTGTCGACACCAGCTTCAGCAAAGGCCTTGGCATCTTCAACAGAAGCAAGTTCACCACCATCAGCACCCTGGTTTTCACCAATTTTACCGATTTCAGCTTCAACGGAAATGCCGCGCTCATGTGCCAACTTGACGATTTCCTTGGTCTTAGCCAAGTTTTCTTCAGTTGATAAAGCATGACCGTCAAACATCACTGACGAATAACCAAGTGCAATACATTCCTTAGCAGATTCAAAGTCACCATGGTCCAAGTTCAAAACAACTGGCACAGAAATGTCCATTGCATCGATTTGATCTTCAACCAAGTCCTTAGCTACTTTGTAGCCACCCATGTACTTCGCAGCACCCGTTGATACTTGAATTAAAACGGGGGTTCTAGTTTCCTCAGCCGCCTGCAAAATTGCCCGCGTCCATTCCAAGTTGTTAGTGTTATAAGCACCTACTGCATAATGGTTTTTACGCGCATCTTGAAAGATTTGATTACCATTATCTAAATATGCCATTAAAAATACCTCCTATTAAACTTACATCAACATTGTACCGTATTAATTAAAACTTGAACAATCTTTTATCTGATGTAAACGCTATTTCAGCAAAATATTTGTCAATTACATTTCCTTAGGTGCATTCACTCCAAGTAGCCGAAGTGCCTCGGTCAAAACATATGAAGTCGCCTGTACTAAGGCCAGGCGAGCATTAATTTGCTCATCTTCGTTCAAAATCTTGACGTTAGCGTAGTACTTATTAAACTTCTTAGCTACTTCTAGGGCATACTTAGCAATTATTGACGGTTCAAACATTTGGCTACTACGAGCAATAATGCGCGGAAAATCGGCTAAGGCCTTAGCTACACTAAAGGCCCAATCATCTTCCATAACTGCTCCAGTTACGTCAGGCTCCTGGCCGAGCTGCTCTGCCTTGCGTAGTACACTCTGGGCCCGGGCATTAGTATATTGGACATAAGGGCCAGTATCCCCTTCAAAGCGGACGACTTCTTCTAAATCAAAGTCAAAGTTTTCCACCCGGTCATTCTTCAAATCATGGAAAATCACCGCACCAACTCCTACGTCATGGGCCACCTGGTCCTTGTCAGCCAGGTCCGGATTCTTCTGGTCAATTTGCTGACGAGCCAGTTTCACCGCATCCATTAGAACTTGATCAAGAAAGATTACGTTTCCCTTTCTAGTAGATAACTTCTGCCCATTCTGAGTAATCAAGCCAAACGGAATGTGATATATGTCGTCTGACCAATCATAGCCCATCTTCTTCAAGACAGCCTTTAGTTCAACGAAGTGATTAGCCTGCTCATTCCCCACAACATATAGCATCTTGACAAAATGATAGGTCTTCATCCGGTAAATTGCAGCAGCCAAGTCACGAGTTAGGTATATACTACTACCGTCTGACTTAACAATCATCGCCGGCTTTTTATCCTCTCCCAGATCAACCACTTGAGCTCCCCGCGACTCATGTAGCAAGCCCTTGTCTTTTAGTTCATCAATTACCGGTTGCATCTTATCATTGAAGAAAGCCTCTCCTTTATAAGAATCAAAACTTACTCCGAGCTCCTGGTAAATACGGTTGAAGTCAGCCAAAGAAACATCACGGAACCATTGCCAGAGCTCGACTGCTTCTGGATCATTGTCCTCTAATTTTTTAAACCAGGCCCGGCCCTCGTCGTCAAGCTCTGGATCTTTCTCAGCTTCAGCATGGAACTTCACGTAATACTTGAACAGACTCATAATCGGGTCTTTTTTCACATCAGCTTCTACCCCCCAATGCTTATATGCAGCAATCAGTTTACCAAACTGCGTTCCATAATCACCCAGATGGTTGATCTTAATTGGACTGTAACCAACCTTTTTGAGGGTTTCAGCGATGGAATTACCGATTACCGTTGAGCGCAAGTGTCCCATTGACATAGGCTTGGCAATATTAGGACTAGACATGTCAATTGGAATATTACCGGTGCCGAGAACCTGGTCACCAAAGTGGTCTTGCTTGGTCAAAACAGTTTGTAAAGTTTGACTAATCAACTTCTCATGGTTGATGGCAAAATTGACGTAGGGGCCGACGGCTTGGATGCTGGCAAAGTCTTCACTGCTCAAGTTAGTCGCAATGGTCTGAGCAATTTCAGCCGGATTTTTATGCATAGTCTTTGCCAAGATAAAGGCTGGAAAAGCATAATCCCCCAGTTTTTCATTCTTAGGTCGTTCAATTAGCTGGTTAATCTTGTCCTTAGATAAATCAACCTGACTTGCTATTAAGTCAACTACTTTACTTTTAAAATTCATTTTTTGCCTCCTCAGCAATCAATAAAAAAGTCTCTTCCTTCAATCCTGAAGGAAGAGACGAGTTTTCACCCGCGGTACCACTCTACTTGATACAAAGTATCCGCTTTTAAAGTTGTTAATTTGCTAGTTAGACACGCCTTCACCATGCTCCCAACCTGTCTCACACCACCTGCAGGCTCGCTGTCTTAGGAAAAATGACTACTACTTCTAACTACGGTATACGCTTGATTATAACAGGAAAATAAGTCAACGCCAACCCCTTTACTTGTTTTTGATAATTACCTCAGTGCCTGCTGGAATGTGTTCAACCAACCAATTTGAGTCAGCCACACTGAGTCGAATACAGCCGTGTGATGCAGGCTTGACCCCCAATTTTTGAGCTTCTTTTTTATGATATTGGCCATTACTCTTGGTTGGTACAGAGTGAAATAGGTAAACGTTCTGCTCATCCCAACTCACCCAGTTGCTTGCACCCTCATTTAGGTTGGGATTATAAAATGCCGCCCCACGATCATAACGAATCTTAAAGGTACCAGTTGGTGTTAACGACTTACCTTTTTTGAATACGCCACTACTAGCCAGCATCGTATATACGCGCTCATGGTCACGCAGAATATAGACGCGGTTACCCTTCAGGGACACCCTAATGGATAGGTCATTTTCAAGGCGTTTAAGCTTAGGATAAGGTGTCGTTTGGCTGGGTTTATGCCAATCATATGGTTTTCGCAAACTAGCCGGATCTTGGTATGGTCGGTAAGAAGCAGCCGTTTTTTTCATCACCGTTTTTTGCTCAGCTTCATGCTTTCCCGCTTCTTTCGTGCTATGCGGCATGTAGACTCGGGCAAGGCTAACTACGCAAATTATCAAAATAAAGAAAATTGTTAGTGACTTTAATGGACCTTTTTTCATACTGAATTTTTCTCTCCCAGACAAGTTAAGCTAATTTTACCTTATTTATGGGCTAATATCCCCCATATTTTTTCATTAATTTTGGCAGCAGCGCACTGACTTTAGTTGGCCTAACCGTATAATCCGTTTGTGCAAGCAGATCGCCAGCCAACGAATGAAGATAAACCGCAGCCTGCACAGTCGCCAAGTCACTGCCGAACTGGGCAACCAGACCGCCAATAATACCAGCCAACGTATCTCCCATGCCACCCATTGCCATTCCCGGATTACCGCCCGGATTGACACTCACTTGTCCATCAGGATCGTATATCTGAGTGTGATTGGACTTCAAAACTAAAATTGCATTATGGTCAGGAAAAAGTTTTGCTAAGGCAGCAGCGTTGGCGCTGGCAGACTGATAGGGAATTTGAATCTGACTGAGCCGCTGCCACTCCATTTGGTGGGGTGTCAAAATTATCCGGACCGCAGTTGAAGGAAGCAGTGTGTTATCCAATGCAAGCAGGTCTAAAGCACTGGCATCTAACACCAGTGTTTGCTCCGGAGTTATTGTTTGACCGAGCATTTTCAGTATTTTCTGGGCAAAGGGACTGGTGCCTAGCCCCGGACCACAGACAATGACATCCATCTGCTTGATCAACTTGGACAAGCCGTGATCGCGCCAGTCAATATACATCGCCTCAGGATTACGGGCGTGAAGCGCAGCTGCATTGAGCGAGTGCGTTGCTACAGCAACCAGCCCGGCCCCACAGTTAATAGCCCCTTCAGTAGCCATGATAATTGCGCCACCGTAATTCTCACTCCCACCGATTAGCAGGACGCGGCCGTAATCACCTTTATGAGTGTTACTTGCACGTTTTTTTATTACTTGCTGCAAAATTTCTGGTGAAATTTCATCCATTATTAGCCTCCAAACAACCAGCGCCAAAGGCGAATCAGAAAGTTAACCTTCTTAGTTGACTGCATAGCTTTTGCCGGCAATTCCACATCGTTAGTGCCTTGCACTGCTAGTAACTTGCGGTCGCCTACGCGAAAGCGATAATAGCTTGCTATTTCCCCCACTTCGATTGGAGCCTCAACCCTATTATTAGTCAGATCCACTGTTAGTTTTTGACCACGGGGAAGCCATAGTTCACTCGCGGTTTTCATTCCAATGTTAATTTCAGACGCCTGACCGTTATGAACCTTTATACTTGTGTTACCAATAATTGCTTCATTCTTTTTAAAAATTATGGGATGGTAGCTTTGAAAGAGGTAGTTAAGCAACTTACTCGTCTGTTCAAAACGGGCCGGATCTGTTCCGTTCACATGCCGAGCTCCCATCACCACCGTGATTACTCGTGCTCCCTGGTGTTTAGCAGTCGCAATGAAACAAGCGCCAGCGGCATCGGTTGTCCCCGTTTTGAGACCGTCTATTTCTAGACTAGGCCGATGTTGCGGTAACCCTTTGAGCATCCAATTAAAGTTGGTCATGCTAGTTTTTTGTCCTTGATCAATAAAATCAAGTCGCGCAATCCTAGTTGTCCTGACTACTTCAGGATAATCAGCTAACAAATTCTTACCAACAATGGCCATATCTTTAGCCGACATTTCATTTTCAGCATTTTTGTCAGCAGCGGGATCTGAATCACTACCAACACTTTTATTCGGTAACCCACAAGTAGTGTAGATACGGGCATCATCAATCCCCCATTTTTCTAACTGTGCACGCATCTGCCTGACAAAATCTAGCTGCGAACCGCTCACTGCCTGAGCTAACATCATTGCAGCGCCGTTAGCCGACTGAATCAAGGTTGCCTGATAGAGTTGCTTAATTGTATAGGTATGGCCTGCTTTCAGCGGCACATTAGAAAAGCCTCTGTTAGCTGAGACTGCAACGATCTGCGCCGTCGGCTTAACTTTTGTGTCCCAACTAATCTTATGTTCTGCAATTGCCTGGTGAGTTAGATAGACCGTTAACAGTTTAGTCATCGATGCGATTGGCAAAGCCTGATTGATATTCTTTCCGTATAATAACTGACCAGTTTTGCTGTCAATGGCAATCGCAGACTTTACCTCAAGACCTAATTGAGCCTGATGGTAATCATCGGGTAACCCAGCAGCGTTGACATGGGTCGGGATAAGCAACAGTAATGCTGCCATGCCAACCAAAATCAGCCTTTTTAACCTTTGTTCAAACATGACGAAACTCCTTTTGGGATAAATTTTCAGATATTTAATCTTTTATGCTTACATTTTACCAAATTTTTGGTATTATTATTACTGTATTAAAAATCATTGGCCCCGATGGCGGAATTGGCAGACGCGCAGCGTTCAGGTCGCTGTTTAGGCAACTAAGTGAAAGTTCGAATCTTTTTCGGGGCATAGTTGTTAAGACGCTAAGCTTAAGTGATTAGCGTTTTTGATTTAAATTTTAAAGAGTTATTATGCAAAAACAATTAACTAAATCAAAAGATAAAATTGTGGCTGGCGTTTTAGGTGGAATTGCAGAATATTTTGACTGGGACAAGGCGTGGACTCGAATTGGTGGTGCCGTGTTAATTTTTGGTACTGGCTTTGGGCTACTTGTCTATATCGCTGCAGCAATTGTGATACCTGATTCACCCCATCATGACAATATTTCAAATGGTGATTATTATAAGCCGTAGTTGTATTGTCATGGTGTAACTGATAAAATAGGATTCCTTGGCAGGGGCAGGCAGAGTCTGACTAGACATCGATTCTGCGACCATAGTAAAAGACGTCATCATTATTAAATGATGACGTCTTTTTAGGCTTTAAGATGTAATTTTCTCAAAATAGGAATAATTTTGTCACCCAAAATTTTTTGAGCCAGATTTGATTTAATAGCAGCAAATCCATAAACCAATCCACCAGCAATTACTGATATAAAGACAATTGCAAGGGCTTGCCAACGCTTGGCTGGATTTAAAAAGTTTCCTAATCCCTTCTGCAAAAGCAACACCAGGGCAAACATTATTAAAGAAAAACTAGTAATGCCAATAAACCGGCGGCTGGTGCGGTCTAAATTAAAATGATAGCTAACCCTCAAGTGTTTAAGGGCTAGGTAGATAATCGCCAACATACCCACATTGGTGGCAACAAGCGGTCCAAATACCTTGAAAAGATAAATCATGGGATACTGGATAAGGAGCTTGATCACGATTCCCAAAATCAAATACTTGATTGCTAAATTATTTTCCGATAATCCTTGCAAAATTGCCATTAGGACGGTAAACAAACCCAAAGTAATCGAAGTAAATGATGAAAAGTATAGGATATTCGAACCTAATTGATCAAAACCATAGAAGATGGTGTAAACCGGTGTAGCAATAGCAGCCATCCCAAAGGCGGCCGGAATCATCACAAATAAAAATAAATCAAGTGTGTTGCTAACTTGCTCCGAAATTTCATGAATATTATGTTTAGCATGCGCTGCCGACAAAAGCGGAATAGCCGTCACGGCCATTGCACTAGCCAGTGATACGATAATCATAATTAGCTTATTAGCATTTAGCGCAAATAATGCATACCACGTTTCAATCGTGTTATAGTTGGCATTCATCACACTAGCAATGATTGGGTGAAAAGTGTATTGGTCGACCAAGTAGAACAGCTGAATACCTGCATCAATAATGATGAAGGGAATCGCCTGCTCGATAATTTCACCAAACAGCGAGATAGTTGAAACTTGGATTTCATTTGCCGAATTTTCAACCAAATAGTTCAGTTTTTGGCGTCTTGACAACAAAAACCAAACTAAGATAGCAATCCCAAATATCGCTCCAATCGCGGCCGCTAAATTGGATTGGACAACCGCATCGACAAAACTACCGTGCTGGACCTGCATGATAATGAAGGCTGTCAGCAACATCCAAATGACCCGCGCAAGTTGCTCAACAAACTGCGACATGGCCGACGGCATCATGTCCGCATAGCCCTGAAAATAGCCCCGCATGATACTCAACACAGGAATAATCAAAATAGCATAGGACAAGCTGCGCATAACTGCAACCTGCCTGGGATCACTACGTGAACCATTAGATGCCAAAAAGGGGGCAGCCAAGTACATAATTGCAGCCGAAACGATGCCCAGCATGACCATCAGCGCAAGACCCCGGCGGAATAACTTACGACCAACGCCATACTCATTCAGTGCATTATATTTGGCGACTTGCTTGGCCACCGCTCCTGGAATCCCGGCAGTTGAAATCAGAATAAAAATACTATAGATATTATAACTTCTAGCGGTTAGGGCATTGGCAATATTACCGTATGGTTCCATCCAAATAAACCATGGAATTATATACAGAGCACCCAAAATGCGTGAGGTAATAGAGCCGAAAGTCATCCACGCACTTCCCCTAATAAAGGTGTCGTGCGAATTTTGTTCTGTCAACTTATTTTCTTTCATCAATATTTCCTAAATCTAATGTACTCAACTACCCTATTTTGAAGCAAAACCGCTAATTAACAACAAATATAATTTCATTTTAGGAAAAATTAACTTTATTTGGCAACAATATTAACTATCTTATTAGGCACCACAATAACTTTCTTGACTTCCTTACCCGCCAAAAATTTCTGAACATGAGGCAAAGCGAGTGCCTGCTTTTGAAGCTCATTTTGAGTAGAATCCTTAGGAGCATCAAAATTGCCGCGTAATTTACCATTAACCTGTACCATGATATCAACCGTAGACTCAACTAACTTGGCCGGATCATAAGTCGGCCACTTGGCAAAAGTAACCGATTCAGCATGGCCAAAGACCTGCCAGATTTCTTCCATCATGTGCGGTGCAATTGGTGCCATCAAAGTAATAAAGCCTTCAGCATATTCTCTTGGAATCAACTTCACCTTTTGCGCAGCATTTATAAAGACCATTAGCTGCGAA encodes the following:
- the fba gene encoding class II fructose-1,6-bisphosphate aldolase, encoding MAYLDNGNQIFQDARKNHYAVGAYNTNNLEWTRAILQAAEETRTPVLIQVSTGAAKYMGGYKVAKDLVEDQIDAMDISVPVVLNLDHGDFESAKECIALGYSSVMFDGHALSTEENLAKTKEIVKLAHERGISVEAEIGKIGENQGADGGELASVEDAKAFAEAGVDKLACGIGNIHGVYPADWKGLNFDRLKEIADAVSVPLVLHGGSGIPEEQVKKAISLGISKVNINTEFQLAFQEATRKYFEAHKDEDKANKGYDPRKLLLPGTEAITASMKEMIKWLGTPSIDDKIKSVAFDKSSLNLE
- the argS gene encoding arginine--tRNA ligase, whose protein sequence is MNFKSKVVDLIASQVDLSKDKINQLIERPKNEKLGDYAFPAFILAKTMHKNPAEIAQTIATNLSSEDFASIQAVGPYVNFAINHEKLISQTLQTVLTKQDHFGDQVLGTGNIPIDMSSPNIAKPMSMGHLRSTVIGNSIAETLKKVGYSPIKINHLGDYGTQFGKLIAAYKHWGVEADVKKDPIMSLFKYYVKFHAEAEKDPELDDEGRAWFKKLEDNDPEAVELWQWFRDVSLADFNRIYQELGVSFDSYKGEAFFNDKMQPVIDELKDKGLLHESRGAQVVDLGEDKKPAMIVKSDGSSIYLTRDLAAAIYRMKTYHFVKMLYVVGNEQANHFVELKAVLKKMGYDWSDDIYHIPFGLITQNGQKLSTRKGNVIFLDQVLMDAVKLARQQIDQKNPDLADKDQVAHDVGVGAVIFHDLKNDRVENFDFDLEEVVRFEGDTGPYVQYTNARAQSVLRKAEQLGQEPDVTGAVMEDDWAFSVAKALADFPRIIARSSQMFEPSIIAKYALEVAKKFNKYYANVKILNEDEQINARLALVQATSYVLTEALRLLGVNAPKEM
- a CDS encoding polysaccharide biosynthesis protein, with translation MMKENKLTEQNSHDTFIRGSAWMTFGSITSRILGALYIIPWFIWMEPYGNIANALTARSYNIYSIFILISTAGIPGAVAKQVAKYNALNEYGVGRKLFRRGLALMVMLGIVSAAIMYLAAPFLASNGSRSDPRQVAVMRSLSYAILIIPVLSIMRGYFQGYADMMPSAMSQFVEQLARVIWMLLTAFIIMQVQHGSFVDAVVQSNLAAAIGAIFGIAILVWFLLSRRQKLNYLVENSANEIQVSTISLFGEIIEQAIPFIIIDAGIQLFYLVDQYTFHPIIASVMNANYNTIETWYALFALNANKLIMIIVSLASAMAVTAIPLLSAAHAKHNIHEISEQVSNTLDLFLFVMIPAAFGMAAIATPVYTIFYGFDQLGSNILYFSSFTSITLGLFTVLMAILQGLSENNLAIKYLILGIVIKLLIQYPMIYLFKVFGPLVATNVGMLAIIYLALKHLRVSYHFNLDRTSRRFIGITSFSLIMFALVLLLQKGLGNFLNPAKRWQALAIVFISVIAGGLVYGFAAIKSNLAQKILGDKIIPILRKLHLKA
- a CDS encoding L,D-transpeptidase encodes the protein MKKGPLKSLTIFFILIICVVSLARVYMPHSTKEAGKHEAEQKTVMKKTAASYRPYQDPASLRKPYDWHKPSQTTPYPKLKRLENDLSIRVSLKGNRVYILRDHERVYTMLASSGVFKKGKSLTPTGTFKIRYDRGAAFYNPNLNEGASNWVSWDEQNVYLFHSVPTKSNGQYHKKEAQKLGVKPASHGCIRLSVADSNWLVEHIPAGTEVIIKNK
- a CDS encoding PspC domain-containing protein, producing MQKQLTKSKDKIVAGVLGGIAEYFDWDKAWTRIGGAVLIFGTGFGLLVYIAAAIVIPDSPHHDNISNGDYYKP
- a CDS encoding NAD(P)H-hydrate dehydratase, with protein sequence MDEISPEILQQVIKKRASNTHKGDYGRVLLIGGSENYGGAIIMATEGAINCGAGLVAVATHSLNAAALHARNPEAMYIDWRDHGLSKLIKQMDVIVCGPGLGTSPFAQKILKMLGQTITPEQTLVLDASALDLLALDNTLLPSTAVRIILTPHQMEWQRLSQIQIPYQSASANAAALAKLFPDHNAILVLKSNHTQIYDPDGQVSVNPGGNPGMAMGGMGDTLAGIIGGLVAQFGSDLATVQAAVYLHSLAGDLLAQTDYTVRPTKVSALLPKLMKKYGGY
- a CDS encoding D-alanyl-D-alanine carboxypeptidase family protein — translated: MFEQRLKRLILVGMAALLLLIPTHVNAAGLPDDYHQAQLGLEVKSAIAIDSKTGQLLYGKNINQALPIASMTKLLTVYLTHQAIAEHKISWDTKVKPTAQIVAVSANRGFSNVPLKAGHTYTIKQLYQATLIQSANGAAMMLAQAVSGSQLDFVRQMRAQLEKWGIDDARIYTTCGLPNKSVGSDSDPAADKNAENEMSAKDMAIVGKNLLADYPEVVRTTRIARLDFIDQGQKTSMTNFNWMLKGLPQHRPSLEIDGLKTGTTDAAGACFIATAKHQGARVITVVMGARHVNGTDPARFEQTSKLLNYLFQSYHPIIFKKNEAIIGNTSIKVHNGQASEINIGMKTASELWLPRGQKLTVDLTNNRVEAPIEVGEIASYYRFRVGDRKLLAVQGTNDVELPAKAMQSTKKVNFLIRLWRWLFGG